The Ornithorhynchus anatinus isolate Pmale09 chromosome X5, mOrnAna1.pri.v4, whole genome shotgun sequence nucleotide sequence GGTTATAAGAAAAAGTCCCCGAACTGGCATTCTGGGAAGCCGGGGCTGAGAGGACCCAGGGATCACCCCATGTTTCTGTTAGAAATGTCTTTTTTTAACGTTCAGCACTGGATGCGGTTAAAACATCCGTGAGTTGCTGGTAAAGAGTGGATACGAAAATAACTTCCAgaaacactgtctaaccttggtttctatgacactgtcctttccaggtcctcctcctatttctctggccgctcattctcagtctttttctcaggctcctcctctgccctcggcACTCTAGCTGTGAGAGTCTGTCAGGGCTCAGTCCTgtatccctttctattctccatctacatcttggagaacttatttgttcCCAAGGCTTCACtcaccatttctatgcagatgattcccaagtcaaTTCTCTCCATCCCCGACCCCTCTCATCCTCTGCAGTCTTGTGTTTCCTTCTGCCATTAGgacacctctatttggatgtcccactgacatctcaaacctaacgtgtccaaaccagaactcatcttcccacccaaaccttgtcctccacctgacttctccatcaccaccACACTCTTCCTATCTGCAACCTtattgttatccttgactcatagtTCTCCTTCAACCCCCATAGTCAGTAAGTCATCAGATCCCATCAGTTTAATCTTCACAACATTTTTAgaaacctccccttcctctccacccaaactgttaccatgcttgTCTAAGCAATGGTCATATCCAGTCTCGcgtactgcctcagcctccttgccgacctctttGCCTCCAGTTTCTTCCCTCACCAGTCTTACTTAACTCTGCTACCCGATTATTTCTCTATAGCTTCATTCAATACtcatctccccagtccttagaaaCCTCCAACGATTACCCTTTTAtctctgcctcaagcagaaactcttcttcactggcttcaaagcactcaaccagctttccccatccttcctcctctcccactacaatctagTCCAcacccttaacttctctaacaccaatttactcattgtgcctcactcttgtctctctcatcATCCACccctttgctcatgcccttcttcctggctggaactccttctcccttcacatcaggcagatcattcctctctccatcttcaaagccctactgaagtcacatctcctctaagatgccttctctggctaagccctcactttccctattcaacctcccttctgtatctcctttcatttggagagagagagaaagagtagcaTTTCATAtgatgagggcaggaatcatgtcttttacGCCTAGTATACTCTGCTCTGATtatagtaggtgttcaacaaatactaatgattgactggCATAAATATTAGCTACCCCTGCTGTTCTTGCTCCTAGACAATGAGTTTTTTAAGAAAATCAGTGATGGACAACTGTCCTTAAAATTGTTTACAGCCACACACAGGATTGTCAGAGGGGAGcctaaagggaggaaaagggaagattgGGTGATTTTGTGTTGTTTTTAGCAGTCCATGGGAGGAAAgggctttccctccttcttgggCATACTTCTTGGAACTGGGGATCCCTACTGATGAGCACataagggcagagggtggggtagcagatagacagaaaggatgatgtgcttgagagatggggattgTATCTCTTCACAAAACCCAAGTAGAGAGTGATGCCACAGTTGATTGAATAAAAGCAAAAGAAGCTGGTGACAAGGAGCAGAATAGTCTGGATTGCCTTGGTCTCCACAGAGGACGTGGGGTAGAGGCTGGTGCTGTGGATGTGCTGGACTCGCTTCCTGTGTTGATGTAGCACCATCACCATGTAACTACTGGCCCAGATCATGAGGCCCACAAAGAAGAGATCTCGGAGGGTTGTGGCAGTTAAAGTTAAAATCATAATTGTATAATTATTCCTGAATAACATAGAACAGTATTTTGAAAGATATACACGTCCTGCGATCGTAACATTTTCAGTGTGTAGAGAGGATAAAAGTATTTCAATGTAGAGCAACAAGTTGAGgatccagaagaagaggaaggaagggaggatgtaGTCGGGGGCTCTGGGTTTGAGCCGGGCCCAGCgggaggtgctgggactgatggtgatggcctggaataCACTCAGGAGACACGTGGTGCAGATGGAAAGGCCTCGGGAGACTCAGTTAATGTACATGATTATGTGGCACCCGTTAAAGTCTAGAATATTCCTCATCCCCAAGGCCACCATCATCTCTGGAACACCTTGAGTGAGAAGTGCCGCTGTATTGGCCAGAGTCTGTTGGATGAGAATCAGGTCTGGGGCCTTCTTCCGATGGGGCTGAGAAAGGAAGCCGTTGACATTCATTATGAAGAATATTGAGTTCCCCAAGACCCCGATGCCagtgtgagagaggaagaaaactc carries:
- the ORNANAV1R3211 gene encoding vomeronasal 1 receptor ornAnaV1R3211 (The RefSeq protein has 1 substitution compared to this genomic sequence), giving the protein MFWCDLFWGVFFLSHTGIGVLGNSIFFIMNVNGFLSQPHRKKAPDLILIQQTLANTAALLTQGVPEMMVALGMRNILDFNGCHIIMYINRVSRGLSICTTCLLSVFQAITISPSTSRWARLKPRAPDYILPSFLFFWILNLLLYIEILLSSLHTENVTIAGRVYLSKYCSMLFRNNYTIMILTLTATTLRDLFFVGLMIWASSYMVMVLHQHRKRVQHIHSTSLYPTSSVETKAIQTILLLVTSFFCFYSINCGITLYLGFVKRYNPHLSSTSSFLSICYPTLCPYVLISRDPQFQEVCPRRRESPFLPWTAKNNTKSPNLPFSSL